tcataCCTGGGCCAAAAGGCAAATTTGCGTTTCACTCGAACGGGGACTTGGGCCGCAGCCCGTAGCCGCAGCGGATAAAACGCTTTACAAGCTGTAACCGGGCACTAGAATCTGCAGCTCGTCGAGTCCCTATGGCCACCAGCAGGCTGGCAAAGTGCGCGCTCAAGAGCCTGCGAGGCGGACAAAATGGCAGCCAGTCGCCGCCTAGAGTGGGCGTGGACGTGGGTGGGTGTGACAGGTCGAAGCGCTGGGCTTAACTTCAATTACGGCTTaaaactttcaattaaaaactttgccgcgcgtgaaaaaaaaaaaaacaaaacttaagcgtgtagaaataaaaaagacacaacaaaaacatttagttCAAGTGGCTAAAAGGAAATGCATTTATAGCGAGCGTAGATAATTTGAGCCCAGCTGCCAACAGTTTTGCCGGCCAATTAGCAACTGCTTAGCATTTTATCAAAATTCACAGAAATTTCTTTAAGCCTTAGCACAGCTTTAATCGCAAGATGTTGGCTgagactttttttttggccatatggcaaaaatgttggcaaactttttgcttaaattgctcGCTCAGTTTCTTTTGCAGAGAATGCTCccactccctctctctctctctctctctctttcccaCACAGAGCAGGCTGagaatgcatttttaatgaatcCCCATGCTCTCGAGTAAAGGTAAATGTAACAACGTAAAGGTGAGCAAAAGAAaccaagctaaaaataaaaaagaacaaacaTTTTCCTCACTAGCGAAATGCAacagaaaatgttgcaaaaattgaaaagcgcaactttgactttgctgtgggtgtgtgtgtgtgtgcttatgtgtgtgtctgtgtgtgtgttttggtttcTCGTCACAGCCGCTGCAGCTTCGCAGGCAACAAActcttaattgaattaaactttttaGCTGCAAAGTACAAGCAGctagtacaaaaaaaaaaaaaaattgcagcatgaAAAAAATGCGCTGCAGTCTTAAATacgctttttaaataaatattgcaattttcacAAGCTTTGCAtcaatcaattataaaaaatattgacgGTCAAAATTGTGATAcaaatctttatttaatttaaaaactttattaaagaaaaattataaaaagcagtTAACATAATTTTAGCTATTGTATTGAAAAAATAGGcctaaaaaaatcaaattgtattaataatttaaacataaaatatataaaatttaagatatttatttaattactgtAGCTAAATTTGAAGATTATTTTTCGAATTATTAGGCATAAGTCTgaatagttatttatttttattcatttatttgtttaacgtCGAAcaagtgcaataaaatatttcagcatattttttgaaaaaaaaaaattgaacatttaaatattgcaaatattactTAGACCCAGcctgtaaataataaatagttaaataagttaaatatattcCTTAAATCCGTTGTATTTTAAAAGGCTATtgattgcatatttaatgcagttAGCGTATTTCTAATTCGTctacatacatttaatttgcttttgttacatttgcatttctatACACACTTCTTTCATTTTCtgtgttataatttatttttgttaaattgaattgattttggTGCGGCAGAGCGTTGGAGGCGCCACCAAGCGCCAGGCaccatttaattgaatttgtgcgaaaaaaaattataaattcaaacaaatgcGCAGAGCGAGCGGCGCGCGGCTTCATTTTGCGCAATTTCCGCACTTTAAGTGGCATTTtgtgaaaattattataaattatttatggcgcaaaaacaataagcaacacTGTATTCCGCATTCAACTGCGTCagtcaaaagcaacaacaacaacaacagcagcaatacaaTAAATGCGCATTAAAATTGACGCACGAATagaaaatgtacaaaaattaacTTCATTTCCGTTTGTGCGAGTGGAGAGCGTcagaaaataaacataaatatgaaattaatatgcCCGCAAAATTTTCGAAAAATGGTTCAACGCCCAAATGGCCGAAAAGGGCTTAAaggtggctttggcttcatACCTGtttgaaattatgcaaagtgctgctggctgcgggCATATTGAGGtcgttataaattttaattaaattgctcgttggggtggggtggggtggatGGCAAATGCCTTAGATTGACATATGTGGGTCATAAAACtcaaaatggcaaacaaattgagctGAGAGTCGTGAGTATAAACTCAAATTTTGACTTTCTAAGAGTTACAGCATTTGAAAAGAAAGCACACACTTGGCATAAAGTTATTGCTTAGCCCTAAATTAATTACACTGTGCTGCAGAGCTGCGACTGTTAAAtgcataaactaattaaaaagcaaactaacCCGACCAATCGGTCCATTCGATCAAATTTCTAAAAAGGTGCcagtaatataaaaatatttttctttaaattattcTTAATTAACTCATAATTTGGACTTCAGACTGGAGGATTCGcacaaaataatacaatacaatacaaataatacaatGCATACAATTGTCGCCACTGTAGTTGTTCGCTTCTTGGCTCAAGTTCTGAGCACGTGGTGATCAGCAAtaattttgtgtaaataaataagttttgcttaaaaattaaaaaattcttagCTTATCAATTTGCAGATGTGTAATTTCCAATAATAtcagcttttaaatatatttatattttacttcagagctctttatatttttttattataaattttggaATTAAAGCTTGATAAGCttcatttttaatacactatttgttttgaaattaaatctGAAAGCTCTattgattgcaaaaataaaatgcaatttatgcatattctatttttataaaccaTTTTTGGTTtagaataaaacaaaaaattaattttattattcaacGCAGGCAGCGAAAAGCGATGGAGCGAAATCAGCGCTGCTCTCGTTTCATTCGCAGCAACGAAGAGCAAAcgagcaaaagcagcgcagcttctCGTTTCATTCGCAGCAGCGAACAGCGATCgagcgaaagcagcgctgctctcgttTCATTCTCGCTTGTAAACACGGAGGCTGACTGATGATTGGCTGTCGCCCACGGTCTCTGATTAGCTtgcgcactcgctctctcgaTTTTTGCACTGTGagcaatatgtgtgtgtgtgggggggctAGCGAATAGAGCAGCAAGCGCGGTTGGTCATTTGTGTTTGGACTGTTGACAATTGAACAGGCACTGAACGAGCTCTcggaataataataatagataatttatttgcaattaatctGTTGAGCTCATTTGACCAATTGAGCTTACCACAGTTGTAGAtccttttttattattttgatgtGCAGCTACCTAtgatatacataaatattataaatatgtttaagctTGTTACCCGcagaattaaataataatttaaattgacaaaGTTTTGGTGTTAGATTTTTGCAAGTGTcttgattttttaaatactaaataaaagtttacGTACCACAGCACccagctatttattttatttcagtaTATTTTTGAtgaatatattgtatatattgaaCATTAACTTttagccaacaacaaagctgCGTAAAAATGTTcagatttgaatttatatttctaataaAGCTAACAAAGATTTCATTTACTAATTgaacattaaacaaaagtccatagtatattttatttagctaagcAGCGGCTTTGAAATGCCGCCAACACGCTCCCAGCTCAACACTCTGCCCAAGATATCGGGAGTCTATGGCGTGGCGAACGACAGTCGCCGCACCACGGCGCGCTCGACGCAGCTCTTGGAAGACAGCCAGACGGTCATAGGAAAGACTGCTCCTAAGGTGCCAGCCAAGAAGCGTGTGATACGAACCAATGAGCAAGAGCCCTGGAGCAAGGCCAGGTGTCCAAGCCGCAATAGGGCGCATAGGCAAACGAAACGCGAGGCGGCCATAGCCAAGTTCAAGAACATTGATTTCTCAGTGCGCGACTCCAATGCGCAGCTGACGGTGCAAACGCTGGAATTTCCGGATGCCAACATACGTCGCACTGAGCTGGACAAGCGCGATGAGTGCGGCCAGCTGTTGGTGCAGAAGCGCACCGGACATGACTTTGCCAGCTCCAGCAATTCGCATTTCCGCGATGCAGTGCTAACGGTGAATATGCGTGCCAAGAGCTGCACCTCACCCAGCATACCAGGCACAGAGGTGGTGATGGCTCGAGAGCAGAGCAGACCTACCTTGGGCCAGCGACCACATGGCGTGCATTCACAGGAAATGGTGGACTCACAGCATGAACGCTCGGACGGCTCGCGTCACTTTCATGGGAAACAGTGGCAGAAGCCATGCGAGGCAAGCTATGTGGTGGGTGCACCTCGCTCACATATTGGACGCTGTCCGGAGAACTATCAGAAGCTGGCCAAGCTATCGCCGGCGCGTCAAAAGTTCTTTCTAACGCAGGATCCGCGCAAGACGCACTGCCTCGTTAATCCTGCAGCGCTGCGGCACAAAGCGCTGAatgctcaacagcagcagcgactgatTAGCAAGATGGTAAAGCATGGCGAGAATGTCTGCGCCAGCACGGGCTCCGAGTCCAGCGATTCGCACATTTGCGAGGTCATCGATCTGGAGAATCCCGTCAATCTGGACTTTCAAGGCATGGACTACAAGAACACCTACGAGAAGGacgagcaggagcagcagaaCCAGCAGACCTATTGGCGCGTGCTGCGCTACATGACGCGCCGACGCGCCATGCGCGACACCAAGGAAAATGTGGAGGCCGAACTGCAGGCGGAGCGACTGGCCATACCCGCTATATTCAATACCAGCATCAAGGATCAGCCGCCGCGCATTGAGCCGCCGCCGAAGCCAGAGAAACTAGCGGAACTGTTTCGCAGCCAGGACAAGCCCGCCAATGTGGACAAGATACAGTTTGAGCAAAGTCGTCGCACCTCACGCTACAAGGACATCTATTTGCGCAAGAAGCAGCGCGGCAtacagctggagcagcagcgccagcaggaGCAGGCAGCAATCAAAGAGATTGAAGCGCGCACTGTAGCGGAGCAAGATCTGCTGGAGGATGTGGCCAAGATCGATGATGACATTGAACGCAGTTTTCGCAAATTCGAGTATATACCGCCAGTTATAAGAAAGCGCAAGTTCTTCCCCAAGACGCTGACGGAAACGGAGCGACTGAAGCGCAAAATGCACAAGCAGAATTGTGTGCGTCGGGATGCCGCCAAGGTGACGCAGGAGTTCTTTCTGGAGCGCACGGGCAAGCAGAAGCAGCTGCCGGATGCGGCGCAAATGTTGCGCTGCGAGGAAAGCATTGAAGGCAGCGTTGGCTCCACGCCCAGCGAGCAGAGTAGCGACGATGAGGATTATCTCAAAGTGGGCAAGATAGGTGATCACTTTCAGCTGCGCGGCTTTCACTTCAAACATGGTGACGGGCTGCGCGGCAAGCTGCATCGCCATCAGATTATGCAGGGTCAACGCACCATCAAGGGCTGTCCAACGCGCGATGAGTGGCTCAATCAGCTGGCACCACGCAAGGAACCCATCAAGCTGGATGTGGAGCGCGGCATTATCAAACTCATCGATCCGGATGATCCAACGCTAGATCTATTTCCACCACAGCAAATGCTGTTCAACAAACATCACGAGCATAAGTCTGGCGTCAAGGACTTCATCAACAAGCCGCTGGGTCAGCATTATCATCGTGTGCTGCGCAAGAATCTGAAGCTGGTCAAGCCCAAGCTGCGCTACAATGTCAAGAAGTTCAATCTTATACGCTATGTTTTCCCAGAGAAGATTATAGTGCCAGATGCGCCTGAAATCGATGACATGGAGCTGGATACGACCAATGTGGAAACCACTGTAGAGTATCTGGCGCTCAAGAATAAAGTAGCCAAGGCCAAGGCGCAGAAGCAAAAGCTGCGCCGCATGCAGCTGCTCGGACTGCCTTGCGTCGaagccaagcagctgcgcGAAATGTCGCTCTGCTATGCCAAGGAGAAACCCATCGATTTGGACTGGGTGCCGCCGCAAGAAGCGATCAATATGCCAGACAGGTCCAGCGAACTGGATGAGCAGCTTGAGCGCATGAGCGGCGGCGAGGACAAAGTGCCGCTGGCCAAGCGTGGCAACATGCCGGCGCCAGAATTTCGCGAAAAGACTCTCGTCATTCATCCAAGACGCAAGCGCGACTATGATGCGGAGCGTGTGCCGTCGGCTCTCTTCAATGATGCCATACAGCAGTCGGGTGTGCCCATGCTGGAGAAGATTATGCCGGACCAAATAAAGTTCAGCAATGTGCGCACCACACGACGTCCGTATACGGATAAGCTGGAGGCACGTCATCATCATGATCACTGGGATCCCACGCAGGTCAAAAATGTCCATGTGCACTACCAAACGAAGACGGTACAGCCCGAGATTACGGTGCATGAGGTGCCCGAAAAGCAGCCCATTGTTAATTTCATACAGGCCAAGCCGCCTTGCCGGGAGCATCTCGAGGATGAGCTTACCCTACCCCAATACGACTTTGATGCCATGATAGCCAATCACATGGCTGCCACGCGCACCGACGGCAAGGATGCAGCCAAGGTGGTGGTCCAAGACTTATGTCAGCCCTATGACTTTGTCTTTCACTCACGCGATCCCGAGGAGCTCAATCTACTGGACTTTCCGGGACGGCGACAGTACTTGGAGTTTTTGCGCGAAACACGCGAGGCCATCTATGAAACCAAGGACATGGAGCCCGGCGAGGAGCGATTGCTGGTGGATCGCAATGAGATTGTCGATGAGCTGGAGCATGACCTGAAGAGCATTGAGGGCTGCCTCAGCTCGCTGAGCAGCTCCGAATGCACTAATTTGTCCAATGACAGCGGCAGCTTTCTGCTCATCGAAGGTGATACCAAAATTCCGTTAGACTATATACGCAAACCCCTGGTGCCGTTTGATGAAATGCGTCGCTCGCGCTTCCAGGCGGAGGTTATCGATGTGGATGCGGAGGAAGCGAATCCATATCGCATGCTGCCATTCAGTGGACAGCACAAGGaacaggcagcgctgctgggaCCCAAGGATGCGTTCTTTACCTTCAGCTCACGTCTGCGCAATGGTTTACGTCTGCGTCTGGAGGTGCCTGTGCCGGATGTGCGCAAGACCCTCATGGGTCCCGGTCCTAACAAATACTATGGCTCGGTCATAACCGATTTGGATGAAAACTACATAGATGAGCTCAGAAGTCGCGCTACCATTAAGGCATTCAATTTCAAGACCGGAGTGGAGCTGATCAAGGTCGCCATGCGGCTGAAGTACGAATCGCTGCTGATCCAGGGACAAGTAGTGCGCAATAAGATTTATGATACGCTCAACGAGCGTCACTGGCAGGATATGAAGAACACCCAGCTGCTGTACGAGGGACTCTTTGCCAAGTGGGAGAAAAAGGAATACAATGCTGCCATGACGCAAGTGTATCAAGTGAAGACCTACTACGAAATCACCGATAAAATGAAGCAGGAATTTCGCGAACTCGAACGCGAGCTCATGATGCTCAACATGGACATTGTGTTTATCGAAGGACATTGGATACGCTGCGTCATGCTGCAGAACTTTCACTATCTGCTGGGCGAGGAGGAATGGCGCGATGAGAACGACTGGATACATCTGGTGCCGGTGGAGCGACGCGGCAAGGAAAACGAAGAAAAGCCGCAAGCCGAGGCCGAAGATGTCGAAGTCGAGTACGAACTGGAGGCCTACGATAAATCGATTGCCAAGCGCACTATAGTGAACATACGCGTGCGTGACAAGGACGACGCCTGGGCCATACGAGATTTCTACTATAATGTGTATCTGCGGAATTTGCATCCGGTGCTGCAGGTTTTCCCCAGTGCCCAGCACTTTCTGCAAGGCATTGAGAATCTAAAGAGCAAAAcctttatgctgctgctcgagaTGCACTACACGCTGTCCGTACACACGGAGCTGCAGGGTCGACTGGAGACCTTCGTGGACTGGTGTGCCAACGATCTGAAGGAGAAGCAGGAATATGTGGCACGCAAGTCGGCCAAGAAGTTCTTCATGGAGGATCGTGCAATCGAAATGGAGGCGCGCGTAATGTTCTATCTGGACAAGCCCATTGAGGCGTCGTTCAACGACGAGGAGTTTAATAAGCATCGCGCTATACCTTGCCGAGGTCTGGCGGCGTGTCGTTCCAACTACTGTTCAAGGCTCCAGTGATACCATACCCAATGCCTCCGATATGGTTGCCCACATTAGTAATGTCGTGCTGGAGATCTTGAGCAAATTTGAGCTTATGGATATAGAAAAAGTGCGCGAATTGGAGGCCACGCTGCGCAAGCGTCGACGCTACTATGAGAAGCTATCGTTCCAGGCCTACCAAGTGGAGCGACGCATTGACATGGAAATGAAAAAGGTGCGACGCAATCTCGAGCCGCCCTATAAGAAACCGAAGCGTGTGGGTCCGCTGCAGCGGCTCTATCTCAAGAAGCGCATCATCAAGCAGGTCAAGCCGCCAGTGCAGATTTCGGAGAACACGCGCAACTTCATACGCGCCTTCTCCGAGAGCGGCGAAGTGCCCGATGACTTTGCCCAGGACTCGGTGCTCGTTTTAGACAACCTCCAGGACCAAATAGTGCCCTTCTATTTCGATCATTTCCTCAAGATCAATGGCTACACACCCAACTACAATTTCAAAACGAATGTTGAGTCGCGCGACGGTCCGGAAATTAATCGCTTTCAAATACGCGAGATCATACCCGATGTTCTGCAAAAAGTCGAGCACTGGGAGCAACAGCACCGCAAGGTCATGGAGGAGAATATTCAGCGTAATCccaaaatgtatgaaaatgttaattaagaACGCTAACAATAATTTCCGACAATTTTAGTTCATCGACAAACAATTTCATAATTAGTTACAAATAAAATCGCACGTGCCTTAGGccactaaatttaaattcaattttatctattatacacaaaaattaatttgctttgacataaatattacacaaaatattttcatattttttaatataataattattttttgaaagtaaattgcaaaaatttaattgcaatttaaatagttatgttgataaattgcatttataaattattggcttagaaatatatacaaaattatacgttcttatatatatatttatatcaaagcAAAATAGTTTCTGTAGCTAAAAATGTGTGcgattttatttgtaataaatttgaaattaattgtcgagaaactaaaattaaaaaaaatactatttaaacttgctgaaatgaattttgtagtatttatgtgtttgttaaaaataaaaacatttggttaaatatatttttatatttcccTGTTGCCAATATCAGTGTTCATAAGTcagcttatatatttacattgaACTCTTTTTAGCTTCGTTATGCTGtgtagttttattttggcatttattttatgtattttttttttagctgttaTGCTACAATAAGTTTTGAAATTCTGTTGGCGCAGCTTTCACTGACGCAGCTGTCGCTTAATGCTGCACTCACTCCTAAGCCTTTCTTGTCCAGCTTTTggcatcgtcgtcgtcgtcgtcgccgtcgtcttcttcttgttgttgcagcagctctATTTgacttggcagcagctgcattggcaattttcattttctacCTGTCTATgtccctgtgtgtgtgtttgtgtgtgtagtaaGTGTGTCCTACTTCATTGCCACTCGTATTGCCCACAGTTCAGTCTGTTGCTATCTCTGTTACGCCTGCAGCGCTTTACGCTTGCTTTGCGCTACTTTTTATAGCGCAAAACTTGCGATGCTTTTGTACTAtatttgcacataaatcacACAAGTTTCaagaaattatttgctgctgcattttatagTTGAATTTTATATCGCGTTCACTTAAGCAAGACCACTTTAAAAACAGCACTGAGCGCTGAACgagtttcaaaataaaagtttactAAGATGTGCAAAGAGCAgctgaattaaaaaaaaaatacaaaattatcttattaaatattctaaaaaccTTAAACattaatcattatttattgtttaatgtaTTAGACtttatttagcttataaattaaataataaactaaattaaattaagtcgcaagttttaaaattaaattttactaagATGTGCAAAGAGCTGCTGAAttaaaaaagtacaaaattataagaaaaatatttgatactCTACAGTATTtaagataaatatttttcttagaaatattacatttaaattaagttttcagtttgttattaaacatcaaacaaaaatttaagctaaatattaaagacAAACGCctaagtttttataaaaatgtaagctaaaagtttttaaatagaaatatttgaattaaataacttacgttaaatgcaatttgttgcttgactaaaattgcaaacttaaTAATTTCAACTTGATTATAATTGTctattaacttttgtttgccagtgtaatttataaaacataatctttgaatttttgcttaCCTTTTTTCTTAGTATATCGGTTGTCAACATGACacttgtatattattttttt
This window of the Drosophila busckii strain San Diego stock center, stock number 13000-0081.31 unplaced genomic scaffold, ASM1175060v1 hic_scaffold_46, whole genome shotgun sequence genome carries:
- the LOC108608346 gene encoding LOW QUALITY PROTEIN: uncharacterized protein LOC108608346 (The sequence of the model RefSeq protein was modified relative to this genomic sequence to represent the inferred CDS: deleted 1 base in 1 codon); the protein is MPPTRSQLNTLPKISGVYGVANDSRRTTARSTQLLEDSQTVIGKTAPKVPAKKRVIRTNEQEPWSKARCPSRNRAHRQTKREAAIAKFKNIDFSVRDSNAQLTVQTLEFPDANIRRTELDKRDECGQLLVQKRTGHDFASSSNSHFRDAVLTVNMRAKSCTSPSIPGTEVVMAREQSRPTLGQRPHGVHSQEMVDSQHERSDGSRHFHGKQWQKPCEASYVVGAPRSHIGRCPENYQKLAKLSPARQKFFLTQDPRKTHCLVNPAALRHKALNAQQQQRLISKMVKHGENVCASTGSESSDSHICEVIDLENPVNLDFQGMDYKNTYEKDEQEQQNQQTYWRVLRYMTRRRAMRDTKENVEAELQAERLAIPAIFNTSIKDQPPRIEPPPKPEKLAELFRSQDKPANVDKIQFEQSRRTSRYKDIYLRKKQRGIQLEQQRQQEQAAIKEIEARTVAEQDLLEDVAKIDDDIERSFRKFEYIPPVIRKRKFFPKTLTETERLKRKMHKQNCVRRDAAKVTQEFFLERTGKQKQLPDAAQMLRCEESIEGSVGSTPSEQSSDDEDYLKVGKIGDHFQLRGFHFKHGDGLRGKLHRHQIMQGQRTIKGCPTRDEWLNQLAPRKEPIKLDVERGIIKLIDPDDPTLDLFPPQQMLFNKHHEHKSGVKDFINKPLGQHYHRVLRKNLKLVKPKLRYNVKKFNLIRYVFPEKIIVPDAPEIDDMELDTTNVETTVEYLALKNKVAKAKAQKQKLRRMQLLGLPCVEAKQLREMSLCYAKEKPIDLDWVPPQEAINMPDRSSELDEQLERMSGGEDKVPLAKRGNMPAPEFREKTLVIHPRRKRDYDAERVPSALFNDAIQQSGVPMLEKIMPDQIKFSNVRTTRRPYTDKLEARHHHDHWDPTQVKNVHVHYQTKTVQPEITVHEVPEKQPIVNFIQAKPPCREHLEDELTLPQYDFDAMIANHMAATRTDGKDAAKVVVQDLCQPYDFVFHSRDPEELNLLDFPGRRQYLEFLRETREAIYETKDMEPGEERLLVDRNEIVDELEHDLKSIEGCLSSLSSSECTNLSNDSGSFLLIEGDTKIPLDYIRKPLVPFDEMRRSRFQAEVIDVDAEEANPYRMLPFSGQHKEQAALLGPKDAFFTFSSRLRNGLRLRLEVPVPDVRKTLMGPGPNKYYGSVITDLDENYIDELRSRATIKAFNFKTGVELIKVAMRLKYESLLIQGQVVRNKIYDTLNERHWQDMKNTQLLYEGLFAKWEKKEYNAAMTQVYQVKTYYEITDKMKQEFRELERELMMLNMDIVFIEGHWIRCVMLQNFHYLLGEEEWRDENDWIHLVPVERRGKENEEKPQAEAEDVEVEYELEAYDKSIAKRTIVNIRVRDKDDAWAIRDFYYNVYLRNLHPVLQVFPSAQHFLQGIENLKSKTFMLLLEMHYTLSVHTELQGRLETFVDWCANDLKEKQEYVARKSAKKFFMEDRAIEMEARVMFYLDKPIEASFNDEEFNKHRAILAEVWRRVVPTTVQGSSDTIPNASDMVAHISNVVLEILSKFELMDIEKVRELEATLRKRRRYYEKLSFQAYQVERRIDMEMKKVRRNLEPPYKKPKRVGPLQRLYLKKRIIKQVKPPVQISENTRNFIRAFSESGEVPDDFAQDSVLVLDNLQDQIVPFYFDHFLKINGYTPNYNFKTNVESRDGPEINRFQIREIIPDVLQKVEHWEQQHRKVMEENIQRNPKMYENVN